One genomic segment of Desulfovibrio aminophilus includes these proteins:
- a CDS encoding rhodanese-like domain-containing protein translates to MRRMTRILFVTALLLFAASGAALAAEGYMDVEPAKAKELIDATPDIVVLDVSPYYAKGHLPKAINHPVGDGSLDKAIPMLDKSKTYLVYCHGDGPSIAGAKKLVEAGFKKVYRLKGNYKAWVDAGYPVEK, encoded by the coding sequence ATGAGACGGATGACGCGAATTCTGTTCGTCACGGCGCTGCTGCTCTTCGCCGCCAGTGGCGCGGCACTGGCGGCCGAGGGCTACATGGACGTGGAGCCGGCCAAGGCCAAGGAACTCATCGACGCCACGCCGGACATCGTGGTCCTGGACGTGTCGCCTTACTACGCCAAGGGCCACCTGCCCAAGGCCATCAACCACCCGGTGGGCGACGGCTCCCTGGACAAGGCCATCCCCATGCTGGACAAGAGCAAGACGTACCTCGTGTATTGCCACGGGGACGGGCCGAGCATCGCGGGAGCCAAGAAGCTGGTGGAGGCCGGATTCAAGAAGGTCTACCGGCTCAAGGGCAACTACAAGGCCTGGGTGGACGCGGGATACCCCGTGGAGAAGTAG
- a CDS encoding methylated-DNA--[protein]-cysteine S-methyltransferase: MSTTDDPRLEAARRALETALEAGGPAPALAELAEIAGLSPWHFQRRFTAEFGLSPKRYALARRTRILADGLARGRDVEGAVAEAGFGSSSRVYGRAGMLGMTPGRLRRGGAGETVRHALGQTRLGLLLLAATDAGVCSVEFGDRPEELLEGLRRRFPKAVIEPGGEREAMLLAAVVRAVEDGVGAEGLPLDLRGTAFQLAVWRALRDIRPGERLSYSELATRLGRPGSARAVARACASNPAAVTVPCHRVVGADGSLTGYRWGLARKKALLDKEQDGASGPR; this comes from the coding sequence ATGAGCACGACTGACGATCCCAGATTGGAGGCCGCGCGGCGGGCGCTGGAAACGGCGTTGGAAGCGGGCGGCCCTGCCCCGGCCCTGGCGGAGCTGGCGGAGATCGCCGGGCTCTCGCCCTGGCATTTCCAGCGCCGGTTCACGGCCGAATTCGGACTCTCGCCCAAGCGCTACGCCCTGGCCCGCAGGACGCGCATCCTGGCCGACGGCCTGGCCCGGGGCCGGGACGTGGAGGGGGCCGTGGCCGAGGCCGGATTCGGGTCGTCCAGCCGGGTGTACGGCCGCGCCGGGATGCTGGGCATGACCCCGGGACGGCTGCGGCGCGGCGGAGCGGGCGAGACCGTGCGCCACGCCCTGGGCCAGACGCGGCTGGGCCTGCTCCTCCTTGCGGCCACGGACGCCGGGGTCTGCTCGGTGGAGTTCGGGGACCGGCCGGAGGAGCTGCTGGAAGGCCTGAGGCGGCGTTTTCCCAAGGCCGTGATCGAACCGGGCGGGGAACGCGAGGCCATGCTCCTGGCGGCCGTGGTCCGGGCCGTGGAGGACGGCGTGGGGGCCGAGGGCCTGCCCCTGGACTTGCGGGGCACGGCGTTCCAGCTGGCGGTCTGGCGGGCGCTGCGGGACATCCGGCCCGGCGAGCGGCTGAGCTATTCCGAACTGGCGACGCGGCTGGGACGCCCCGGCTCCGCGCGGGCCGTGGCCCGGGCCTGCGCGTCCAACCCCGCGGCCGTGACCGTGCCCTGCCACCGGGTGGTGGGAGCGGACGGCTCGCTCACCGGCTACCGCTGGGGCCTGGCGCGCAAAAAGGCCCTCCTGGACAAGGAACAGGACGGGGCCTCCGGCCCTCGATAG
- a CDS encoding DHA2 family efflux MFS transporter permease subunit → MSAASGAPVNKWIITLAVMIPTLVEILDTSVANVALAHIQGSLSAGQEEVTWVLTSYLVANAVVIPMSGWLARVFGRKRYLILSLVVFTASSLLCGAAGSLFQLILFRVVQGVGGGGLQPMSQAILMETFPPHQRGMAMAVFGMGVVLGPILGPLLGGWLTDNYSWRWIFYVNLPIGVLALFMIQSFVADPEHQERRAAGEKVDYVGLALLTLGIGSLQIVLDKGQQDDWFSADYILVLSIVAGVSLLVLVFWELAHERPIVDLRIFKNLSFAAGNIVMFIGFFAFFGSIVLLPMYLQGLMGYTAFLAGMVLGPGGAVALVAMPVVGKLTQKIDARALLIAGLLINGYALWSMAGFNLSIDFHTAVMARVVQGISMPLFFVSLSYLTFAWVPVPQMNNASAIFNLLRNLGGSFGTAFVTTMLARRAQFHQLRLSEHMSALDPNFQTMIEQLKLHLSWKLGSLADHTDRAYTLIYQQLQRQASAMSFNDAFLAQTVLFLCLVPLVFIMKKPPSGKRFEAGGGH, encoded by the coding sequence ATGAGCGCCGCTTCCGGCGCGCCGGTGAACAAGTGGATCATCACCCTGGCGGTGATGATCCCGACCCTGGTGGAGATCCTCGACACCAGCGTGGCCAACGTGGCCCTGGCCCACATCCAGGGCAGCCTCTCGGCCGGGCAGGAGGAGGTCACCTGGGTGCTCACCTCCTACCTCGTGGCCAACGCCGTGGTCATCCCCATGAGCGGCTGGCTGGCCCGGGTCTTCGGCCGCAAGCGCTACCTCATCCTCTCCCTGGTGGTCTTCACCGCCAGCTCGCTCCTCTGCGGCGCGGCCGGGTCGCTCTTCCAGCTCATTCTCTTCCGCGTGGTCCAGGGCGTCGGCGGCGGCGGGCTCCAGCCCATGTCCCAGGCCATCCTCATGGAGACCTTCCCCCCGCACCAGCGCGGCATGGCCATGGCCGTGTTCGGCATGGGCGTGGTCCTCGGGCCCATCCTCGGCCCGCTGCTCGGCGGCTGGCTCACGGACAACTATTCCTGGCGCTGGATCTTCTACGTCAACCTGCCCATCGGCGTGCTGGCCCTGTTCATGATCCAGTCCTTCGTGGCCGACCCCGAGCACCAGGAGCGCCGCGCCGCGGGCGAGAAGGTGGACTACGTGGGCCTGGCCCTGCTCACCCTGGGCATCGGCAGCCTCCAGATCGTGCTCGACAAGGGCCAGCAGGACGACTGGTTCAGCGCCGACTACATCCTGGTCCTCTCCATCGTCGCCGGGGTCAGCCTGCTCGTGCTGGTCTTCTGGGAGCTGGCCCACGAACGGCCCATCGTGGACCTGCGCATCTTCAAGAACCTGAGTTTCGCGGCCGGCAACATCGTCATGTTCATCGGCTTCTTCGCCTTCTTCGGCTCCATCGTGCTCCTGCCCATGTACCTCCAGGGACTCATGGGCTACACCGCCTTCCTGGCGGGCATGGTCCTGGGCCCCGGCGGGGCCGTGGCCCTCGTCGCCATGCCCGTGGTGGGCAAGCTGACCCAGAAGATCGACGCCCGGGCCCTGCTCATCGCCGGGCTGCTCATCAACGGCTACGCCCTCTGGTCCATGGCCGGGTTCAACCTGTCCATCGACTTCCACACCGCGGTCATGGCCCGCGTGGTCCAGGGCATATCCATGCCCCTGTTCTTCGTCTCCCTCTCCTACCTGACCTTCGCCTGGGTGCCCGTGCCCCAGATGAACAACGCCTCGGCCATCTTCAACCTCCTGCGCAACCTGGGCGGCAGCTTCGGCACGGCCTTCGTGACCACCATGCTCGCCCGCCGGGCCCAGTTCCACCAGCTCCGGCTCTCCGAGCACATGAGCGCCCTGGACCCCAACTTCCAGACCATGATCGAGCAGCTCAAGCTGCACCTGAGCTGGAAGCTCGGCAGCCTCGCCGACCACACGGACCGGGCCTACACCCTCATCTACCAGCAGCTCCAGCGCCAGGCCTCGGCCATGTCCTTCAACGACGCCTTCCTGGCCCAGACCGTGCTCTTCCTCTGCCTCGTGCCCCTGGTCTTCATCATGAAGAAGCCGCCCTCCGGCAAACGCTTCGAGGCCGGCGGCGGCCACTAA
- a CDS encoding HlyD family secretion protein: protein MKDRRLLILLVLACIGLAWGGYLLATRHRVSTDDAYVDGRIYTITPRVAGYVAEVLVEDNQEVKAGDPLVRLDPVEYEVALADARASLAALEEDATAAEQDLHQAKAQFEQAALDLRRSQDLLRTQAVSQSSVDTAQTAATSAMTRVRAAQAKLDAIRRRNAGAREGGPSAAVIDSRVEAAKAKVKQAALNLEYTTITAPGPGFVTKKSVEPGLMVSRGQPLMSVVPLHVPEIWVTANYKETDLTDVRPGQPCTFEVDTYPGVTVKGHVDSIQAGTGSVFALFPPENASGNFVKVVQRIPVKIAIEPGQDIPRLRAGMSVVPTIRTVKKDK, encoded by the coding sequence ATGAAGGACAGACGACTCCTCATTCTCCTCGTTCTCGCCTGCATCGGCCTGGCCTGGGGCGGCTACCTCCTGGCCACGCGGCACAGGGTCTCCACCGACGACGCCTATGTGGACGGCCGGATTTACACCATCACCCCGCGCGTGGCGGGCTACGTGGCGGAGGTCCTGGTGGAGGACAACCAGGAGGTGAAGGCGGGCGATCCGCTGGTGCGCCTGGACCCGGTGGAGTACGAGGTGGCCCTGGCCGACGCCCGGGCCTCCCTGGCCGCCCTGGAGGAGGACGCCACGGCCGCCGAGCAGGACCTGCACCAGGCCAAGGCCCAGTTTGAACAGGCCGCCCTGGATCTGCGCCGGTCCCAGGACCTCCTGCGCACCCAGGCCGTGTCCCAGTCCTCGGTGGACACGGCCCAGACCGCGGCCACCAGCGCCATGACCCGCGTGCGCGCGGCCCAGGCCAAGCTGGACGCCATCCGCCGCCGCAACGCCGGGGCCCGCGAGGGCGGCCCCTCCGCCGCCGTGATCGACTCCCGGGTGGAGGCGGCCAAGGCCAAGGTCAAGCAGGCCGCCCTGAACCTCGAATACACCACCATCACGGCCCCCGGGCCCGGCTTCGTGACCAAGAAGTCCGTGGAGCCCGGGCTCATGGTCTCGCGCGGCCAGCCGCTCATGAGCGTGGTGCCCCTGCACGTGCCCGAGATCTGGGTCACGGCCAACTACAAGGAAACCGACCTCACCGACGTGCGCCCCGGCCAGCCCTGCACCTTCGAGGTGGACACCTACCCCGGGGTCACGGTCAAGGGCCACGTGGACTCCATTCAGGCGGGCACGGGCTCGGTCTTCGCGCTCTTCCCGCCGGAGAACGCCTCGGGCAACTTCGTCAAGGTGGTCCAGCGCATCCCGGTGAAGATCGCCATCGAGCCGGGCCAGGACATCCCCCGGCTGCGGGCGGGCATGAGCGTGGTCCCGACCATCCGCACGGTGAAGAAGGACAAATGA
- a CDS encoding 7TM diverse intracellular signaling domain-containing protein, which yields MTRPVPFLAPLLLWLLVLAQPGPVCAASAPLVLSDPEAAYSLSPHCELLEDPEGIWSLEDVIAPDLAARFRPHSDQTINLGLSPSVWWLRFRLIQDQELRLPPGEEWLIDLGWPHLRSARLYIPMPGGGFLEERAGDPATLRPGETPPEDLAFLLPRFLYGSQTFYLRVQGVSSLFLPLEVLTEEGYTAKRRTHALAQGAYYGVMLAMLVLNLLLFLTLRDKSHVWYLLYVLFVSAYFLSYNGYLDRWPFHFQGGAELTARLLVIGAFICCAAQFTRTFLLTRTIAPEADVALRVVLFAALTVMALTPALPQRHVVRIFSLFGLCSPFIAVWCGALCLKRGFRPARFYLAAWAGLALGGVIHSLLFLKLLPFNDFTATAFQGSTAVEAVILALALADRIRVLRLEREKLALAEERLRSVLEALPFPLVISRQPDGLVLFANQTAHQALGLPRPALIGATGQSYYASAERRDEILAVLAAQGRVQGMEAEMGLPGIWGRKASVSATLMDYQDQKAALFVIQDVTDRRRAETALRRSEERYRTLVENTNEGVGVFQDDRVRFVNQRMLSLSGYSREELLGQDVFRFIHPEDRGEARSTARQIIGGGLPAADLSLRVFSRDGHPRWLDIHLTNIDWEGRPAVLYFATDVTHRRAMEQDLLAAKAQAEQASRAKSAFLASMSHEIRTPLSAVIGMVDLVMGGRLNEEQRDCLATASDSARHLLSIINDLLDFSKIEARKLSLERVHFDLFDTVESVGRTFFLQARQRGLDLTVEIDPEAPRHVVGDPARLRQVLMNLVGNAVKFTEQGGVRLRLQAVSSGREGQVAARFLVSDSGIGISKGQLGQIFESFTQAEGSISRRYGGTGLGLAICRRLVELMGGSIAVDSEPGKGSTFFFSLCFEPGDPQLAVAGNPTPEPPAAGEAVPLRLLVVEDNPVNVRVAQLHLTQMGHEVIAAGDGHEGLALLARERFDAVLMDLEMPGMDGLEVTRRIRSTPPGPGAPLDPLVPIVAMTAHAVAEIRDRCLEAGMDGYVVKPVNFPELNDLLQRLARGEREAGRRAPPPAPPPIRDPETLPVLDRAGAMRLMGIDQSTYEAVLDHSLQEMERRLTLARQAMESGDDAALTLHAHTIKGTAAGMGAERCAHHSLRLHDAAKAGERETAARALETLAAEFQALLSLIASPSGES from the coding sequence ATGACGCGTCCCGTCCCTTTCCTGGCCCCGCTCCTTCTCTGGCTGCTCGTCCTGGCCCAGCCAGGGCCGGTCTGCGCCGCGTCCGCCCCCCTGGTCCTGTCCGATCCCGAAGCCGCCTACTCCCTGTCCCCGCACTGCGAGCTGCTGGAGGACCCCGAGGGCATCTGGAGCCTGGAGGACGTGATCGCGCCCGACCTGGCCGCCCGCTTCCGCCCGCATTCCGACCAGACCATCAACCTCGGCCTGAGCCCCTCGGTCTGGTGGCTGCGCTTCCGCCTGATCCAGGACCAGGAGCTGCGCCTGCCCCCGGGCGAGGAATGGCTCATCGACCTGGGCTGGCCGCACCTGCGCTCGGCGCGGCTGTACATCCCCATGCCCGGCGGCGGGTTCCTGGAGGAGCGGGCCGGGGACCCGGCCACCCTGCGGCCCGGCGAGACGCCGCCGGAGGACCTGGCCTTCCTCCTGCCGCGCTTCCTCTACGGCAGCCAGACCTTCTACCTGCGCGTGCAGGGCGTCTCCTCCCTGTTCCTGCCCCTGGAGGTCCTCACCGAGGAAGGCTACACAGCCAAGCGGCGGACCCACGCCCTGGCCCAGGGCGCGTACTACGGCGTCATGCTGGCCATGCTCGTGCTCAATCTCCTGCTCTTCCTGACCCTGCGCGACAAGAGCCACGTCTGGTACCTGCTCTACGTCCTCTTCGTCTCGGCCTACTTCCTCTCCTACAACGGCTACCTGGACCGCTGGCCCTTCCACTTCCAGGGCGGGGCCGAGCTCACCGCGCGGCTGCTGGTCATCGGCGCGTTCATCTGCTGCGCGGCCCAGTTCACGCGCACCTTCCTGCTCACCAGGACCATCGCGCCGGAGGCCGACGTCGCGCTCAGGGTGGTGCTCTTCGCCGCCCTGACGGTCATGGCCCTGACCCCGGCCCTGCCCCAGCGCCATGTGGTGCGCATCTTCTCGCTGTTCGGCCTCTGCTCGCCGTTCATCGCCGTCTGGTGCGGCGCGCTCTGCCTGAAACGCGGCTTCCGGCCCGCGCGCTTCTACCTGGCGGCCTGGGCCGGCCTGGCCCTGGGCGGAGTCATCCACTCCCTGCTGTTCCTCAAGCTCCTGCCCTTCAACGACTTCACGGCCACGGCCTTCCAGGGCTCCACGGCCGTGGAGGCGGTCATCCTGGCCCTGGCCCTGGCCGACCGCATCCGCGTCCTGCGCCTGGAGCGCGAAAAATTGGCCCTGGCCGAGGAACGCCTGCGCTCGGTGCTGGAGGCCCTGCCCTTCCCCCTGGTCATCTCGCGCCAGCCCGACGGGCTCGTGCTCTTCGCCAACCAGACCGCGCACCAGGCCCTGGGCCTGCCCCGGCCCGCGCTCATCGGGGCCACGGGCCAGTCCTATTACGCCAGCGCCGAACGGCGCGACGAAATCCTCGCCGTCCTGGCCGCCCAAGGCCGGGTCCAGGGCATGGAGGCCGAGATGGGCCTGCCCGGGATCTGGGGCCGGAAGGCCTCGGTCTCGGCCACGCTCATGGACTACCAGGACCAGAAGGCCGCCCTGTTCGTGATCCAGGACGTCACGGACCGCAGGCGGGCCGAGACCGCCCTGCGCAGGAGCGAGGAGCGCTACCGCACCCTGGTGGAGAACACCAACGAAGGCGTGGGCGTGTTCCAGGACGACCGCGTGCGCTTCGTGAACCAGCGCATGCTCTCCCTCTCGGGCTACAGCCGCGAGGAGCTCCTGGGCCAGGACGTGTTCCGCTTCATCCACCCCGAGGACCGGGGCGAGGCCCGCTCCACCGCCCGCCAGATCATCGGCGGCGGGCTGCCCGCGGCGGACCTCTCCCTGCGGGTCTTCAGCCGCGACGGACATCCGCGCTGGCTGGACATCCACCTGACGAACATCGACTGGGAAGGCCGCCCGGCCGTGCTCTATTTCGCCACCGACGTGACCCACCGCCGGGCCATGGAGCAGGACCTCCTGGCGGCCAAGGCCCAGGCCGAGCAGGCCAGCCGCGCCAAGAGCGCCTTCCTGGCCAGCATGAGCCACGAAATCCGCACCCCGCTCTCGGCGGTCATCGGCATGGTGGATCTGGTCATGGGCGGACGGCTCAACGAAGAGCAGCGCGACTGTCTGGCCACGGCCTCGGACTCGGCCCGGCACCTGCTCTCGATCATCAACGACCTCCTGGACTTCTCCAAGATCGAGGCCCGCAAGCTCTCCCTGGAGCGCGTGCACTTCGACCTCTTCGACACCGTGGAGTCCGTGGGCCGCACCTTCTTCCTCCAGGCCCGCCAGCGCGGCCTGGACCTGACCGTGGAGATCGACCCCGAGGCCCCGCGCCACGTGGTCGGCGACCCCGCGCGGCTGCGCCAGGTGCTCATGAACCTCGTGGGCAACGCCGTGAAGTTCACCGAGCAGGGCGGCGTGCGGCTGCGGCTCCAGGCCGTGAGTTCCGGCCGGGAGGGCCAGGTGGCCGCCCGCTTCCTCGTCTCGGACTCCGGCATCGGCATCTCCAAGGGCCAGCTCGGCCAGATCTTCGAGAGCTTCACCCAGGCCGAGGGCTCCATCAGCCGCCGCTACGGCGGCACGGGCCTGGGCCTGGCCATCTGCCGCCGCCTGGTGGAGCTCATGGGCGGAAGCATCGCCGTGGATTCCGAGCCCGGCAAGGGCAGCACCTTCTTCTTCAGCCTCTGCTTCGAACCCGGCGACCCCCAGCTGGCCGTGGCGGGCAACCCCACCCCCGAGCCGCCGGCCGCCGGCGAGGCCGTTCCCCTGCGCCTGCTCGTGGTGGAGGACAACCCCGTGAACGTGCGCGTGGCCCAGCTCCACCTGACCCAGATGGGCCACGAGGTGATCGCCGCCGGGGACGGCCACGAGGGCCTGGCCCTGCTGGCCCGCGAACGCTTCGACGCCGTGCTCATGGACCTGGAGATGCCGGGCATGGACGGCCTGGAGGTGACGCGGCGCATCCGCTCCACCCCGCCCGGACCGGGCGCGCCCCTGGACCCCCTGGTGCCCATCGTGGCCATGACCGCCCACGCGGTGGCCGAAATCCGCGACCGCTGCCTGGAGGCGGGCATGGACGGCTACGTGGTCAAGCCCGTGAACTTCCCGGAGCTGAACGACCTGCTCCAGCGCCTGGCCCGGGGCGAGCGCGAGGCCGGACGCAGGGCCCCGCCGCCCGCTCCGCCGCCGATCCGCGACCCCGAAACCCTGCCCGTGCTGGACCGGGCCGGGGCCATGCGGCTCATGGGCATCGACCAGTCCACCTACGAGGCCGTGCTGGACCACTCGCTCCAGGAGATGGAGCGCCGCCTGACCCTGGCGCGGCAGGCCATGGAGTCCGGCGACGACGCGGCCCTGACCCTGCACGCCCACACCATCAAGGGCACGGCCGCGGGCATGGGCGCGGAACGCTGCGCCCACCACTCCCTGCGCCTGCACGACGCGGCCAAGGCCGGGGAGCGGGAGACCGCCGCCCGGGCCCTGGAGACCCTCGCCGCCGAGTTCCAGGCCCTCCTGTCCCTGATCGCCTCCCCCTCCGGGGAGTCGTAG
- a CDS encoding sodium:calcium antiporter, with protein sequence MNKWLPLLLSLLLSLPGPILRLLDIHPSAPVMALASGAAILAASFLLLWACDVAQMDIPQSLALAVVAFIAVLPEYAVDMYFTWMAGQHPGSSYSHYAIANMTGANRLLIGVAWAAVAGIFWLRTRNRVTLPEERRTEVLFLGLATAYAILVPFKGSLAWYDGIVLVGIYAWYIRLAGKRPCEECELHGIADLIGGLPANRRRAVTIAMFLFAAGVILACAEPFSESLVASGKILGVDEFLLVQWLAPIASEAPEFIVAIMFVLRGDAATALGSLLSAKLNQWTLLVGMIPGVYAASSGGLAPIPLDHFQMQEVLLTAAQSLLAVALLAGLTLGPRAAAVLFVLFVGQLLSPLFLAGTDIGIPPSQAHPFFSALYLASFTVVALYRRRDILELRRGFSASPFGSS encoded by the coding sequence GTGAACAAGTGGCTCCCCCTGCTTCTGTCCCTGCTCCTGTCCCTGCCCGGGCCGATCCTGCGCCTGCTGGACATCCACCCGTCCGCGCCGGTCATGGCCCTGGCCTCGGGCGCGGCCATCCTGGCCGCCTCCTTTCTCCTGCTCTGGGCCTGCGACGTGGCCCAGATGGACATCCCCCAGAGCCTGGCCCTGGCCGTGGTGGCCTTCATCGCCGTGCTCCCCGAGTACGCGGTGGACATGTATTTCACCTGGATGGCCGGGCAGCATCCGGGCTCCAGCTACTCCCACTACGCCATCGCCAACATGACCGGGGCCAACCGTCTGCTCATCGGCGTGGCCTGGGCCGCGGTGGCCGGGATTTTCTGGCTTCGGACGCGCAACCGCGTGACCCTGCCGGAGGAGCGCCGCACCGAGGTGCTTTTCCTGGGCCTGGCCACGGCCTACGCCATTCTCGTGCCCTTCAAGGGCAGCCTGGCCTGGTATGACGGCATCGTCCTGGTGGGCATCTACGCCTGGTACATCCGGCTGGCGGGCAAAAGGCCCTGCGAGGAGTGCGAGCTGCACGGCATCGCCGACCTCATCGGCGGCCTGCCCGCAAACCGCCGCCGGGCCGTGACCATCGCCATGTTCCTCTTCGCCGCCGGGGTCATCCTGGCCTGCGCCGAGCCCTTCAGCGAAAGCCTTGTGGCCTCGGGCAAGATTCTCGGCGTGGACGAGTTCCTTTTGGTCCAGTGGCTCGCGCCCATCGCCTCCGAGGCCCCGGAGTTCATCGTGGCCATCATGTTCGTGCTGCGCGGCGACGCGGCCACGGCCCTGGGCAGCCTGCTCTCGGCCAAGCTCAACCAGTGGACCCTGCTGGTGGGCATGATTCCGGGCGTCTACGCCGCGAGCAGCGGCGGGCTCGCGCCCATCCCCCTGGACCACTTCCAGATGCAGGAGGTGCTGCTCACCGCGGCCCAGTCGCTCCTGGCCGTGGCCCTGCTGGCCGGGCTGACCCTGGGCCCGCGCGCGGCGGCCGTGCTCTTCGTGCTCTTCGTGGGCCAGCTCCTCTCGCCCCTGTTCCTGGCCGGAACCGACATCGGCATCCCCCCGAGCCAGGCCCACCCGTTCTTCTCCGCCCTCTACCTGGCCTCGTTCACGGTCGTGGCCCTGTACCGCCGCCGCGACATCCTCGAACTCCGGCGCGGCTTCTCCGCCTCCCCCTTCGGGAGTTCATAG
- a CDS encoding DMT family transporter, whose protein sequence is MKQILVFVALLAGAFMPVQAGINARLRLTLGTPEQAALVSFAVGTLALAVYALVLRLPWPPASEVSQAPWWSWTGGVLGAFFVAVTVMLAPRLGAATMMAWIIAGQLAASIFLDQYGLVGYAVREASPLRLLGAVLLVAGAVLVQRY, encoded by the coding sequence ATGAAACAGATTCTCGTGTTCGTGGCCCTGCTGGCCGGGGCCTTCATGCCCGTGCAGGCCGGGATCAACGCCCGGCTGCGGCTGACGCTCGGCACGCCGGAACAGGCCGCCCTGGTCTCCTTCGCCGTGGGCACCCTGGCCCTGGCGGTCTACGCCCTGGTCCTGCGCCTGCCCTGGCCCCCGGCCTCGGAGGTGTCCCAGGCCCCGTGGTGGTCCTGGACCGGCGGCGTGCTCGGGGCCTTCTTCGTGGCCGTGACGGTCATGCTCGCCCCGCGCCTGGGCGCGGCCACCATGATGGCCTGGATCATCGCCGGACAGCTGGCGGCGTCCATTTTCCTGGACCAGTACGGCCTGGTGGGCTACGCCGTGCGCGAGGCCAGCCCGCTGCGCCTGCTGGGCGCGGTCCTGCTGGTGGCCGGGGCGGTGCTGGTGCAGCGGTATTAG
- a CDS encoding universal stress protein produces MTFDNILVPVDGSEASLSAARHARALAESFGGRVTLAHVVPNAAYLVGDAIIVPPLLLNELDENGKIVMDKARAVFEGFAGELATELLHGDPGAAIADLAKERNCTLVIMGRRGLGGLAGLLLGSVSNYILHNTACPTLIVKETGAAGA; encoded by the coding sequence ATGACCTTCGACAACATCCTCGTGCCCGTGGACGGATCGGAAGCCTCGCTGTCCGCCGCGCGCCACGCCCGCGCCCTGGCCGAATCCTTCGGCGGCCGGGTCACGCTGGCCCACGTGGTGCCCAACGCGGCCTATCTCGTGGGCGACGCCATCATCGTGCCGCCGCTGCTCCTGAACGAGCTGGACGAGAACGGCAAGATCGTCATGGACAAGGCCCGGGCCGTGTTCGAGGGCTTTGCCGGCGAGCTGGCCACGGAGCTGCTGCACGGCGACCCCGGCGCGGCCATCGCGGACCTGGCCAAGGAGCGGAACTGCACCCTGGTGATCATGGGCCGCCGGGGCCTGGGCGGGCTGGCGGGCCTGCTGCTCGGCAGCGTCAGCAACTACATCCTGCACAACACCGCCTGCCCCACGCTCATCGTCAAGGAGACCGGCGCCGCCGGGGCGTAG
- a CDS encoding isoprenylcysteine carboxylmethyltransferase family protein has translation MSIETTAASQRPDSPGVRFMPPFLFYPCILLGPALGFLLPEPAIPLPATACAGLGIALFAAGFVFMMWGHNRFTSLGVNVKTVLPASMLVTGGAYRYSRNPMYVGMVALLAGAGAVPGGLWGLLGALVMALYLALVVVPREESYLLRTFGAEYETYRRAVRRWL, from the coding sequence ATGTCCATTGAAACCACCGCCGCGTCCCAGCGGCCCGATTCCCCGGGCGTGCGGTTCATGCCGCCCTTCCTCTTCTACCCCTGCATCCTCCTGGGCCCGGCCCTGGGCTTCCTCCTGCCCGAACCCGCGATCCCGCTTCCCGCGACCGCCTGCGCCGGCCTCGGGATCGCCCTGTTCGCCGCGGGGTTCGTCTTCATGATGTGGGGCCACAACCGTTTCACCTCCCTGGGCGTGAACGTGAAGACCGTCCTCCCGGCCTCCATGCTCGTGACCGGCGGCGCGTACCGCTACAGCCGCAACCCCATGTACGTGGGCATGGTCGCGCTCCTGGCGGGCGCGGGCGCGGTCCCGGGCGGCCTCTGGGGTCTGCTGGGCGCGCTGGTCATGGCGCTCTACCTGGCCCTGGTCGTGGTTCCCAGGGAGGAGAGCTACCTTCTGCGAACCTTCGGGGCGGAATACGAGACCTACCGCCGCGCCGTGCGCAGGTGGCTCTAG